DNA sequence from the Bacteroidota bacterium genome:
ACTTATTACATTGATTCTGACAGGGGATCTGATTCGAATGATGGCCATTCTCCTGATAGAGCATGGCGTACATTGAATAAGGTTAACAGTTTTACTTTTAAAACCGGTGATTCCATCCTATTTAGATCCGGGACAGTCCTAAAAGGTGGGCTTGTTCCAAAAGGTTCAGGTGAAAAAGGGAAGCCTATCATTATTTCAAATTATGGGAAGGGCGAAAAACCTAAAATTGAAGGAAATGGCATTTTCCCTGCAACAGTCTATTTATATAATGTCGAATATTGGAAAGTTCAAAATCTTGATATATCCAATAAGGGGGCTGTGCGCATTGCCGGACTCTGCGGCCTGAAAATTCATGCCCGGAATTATGGAACCGTACATTCCCTGGTTTTGAAAAATCTTATTGTTCATGATGTTTATGGATCCCTTGTAAAAAAAGAAGGTGGAGGGGCCGGTATTTCTGTCCAAAATCAAGGAAATAGGATAATCACAACTTTTGATAGTTTATTGATTGAAGATTGCAAAATAAGCCGGTGTGAGCGGAACGGGATTACTTTCGACGGTTATTGGCAAAGATCTGAATGGCATCCCAACCTTAATGTGGTTATCCGGAACAATGAAATTGATGAAGTTCCTGGTGATGGGATAGTTCCAATTGGTTGTGATGGGGCATTGATTGAATACAACCTGATGCATCATTCTTCCAGACTTTTACCCGATGGCGAAGCAGCAGCCGGTATATGGCCATGGAGTTGTGATAATACGATAGTTCAATACAATGAAGTGAGCGGACATAAAGCTCCCTGGGATGGACAGGGCTTTGATTCCGACTGGAATTGCAGAAACACAATTATTCAATACAACTATAGTCACGATAATGAAGGCGGATTTTTATTGGTTTGCAATGATGGTAGTGTAAAAGAGCCTTATAGTGTTGGTAATGCAGGTACAATTGTGAGATATAATGTAAGCATTAATGACGGGATCAGAAATCACAAAACCAGATCTGGGATTTTCTCCCCTGTCATACATTTTGCCGGTCCTGTTAAAAATACACTTATATATAATAATGTCATTTTTGTCCCAGAAAAGCAGAACGATTCCATCGACCATACCTTGATTAATAGTTCTAATTGGAATGGTTTTGCTGACAGCTCTTATTTTTTGAATAATATTTTTTATACCAGAGGCCCCCTGGCTTTTCAATTAGGTGAAAGTACCAGCAATCATTTTGACAGTAATTTATACTTTGGAAAATTCACTAATCTTCCCCATGATGGTCATGCTGTTTTTTCTGATCCTGCTTTTATTTCATTGCCTGATAAAAAGCTGATTGGATTTGAGGGTCTGAAGTGTTTTATGCTTCAGCCGGGTTCACCTTGTATAAATAAAGGGGAAAAAGTTATACCGGCTGCTTTAAAAGATTTTTTCGGAAATGTGGTTGAGGTTGGTCAGAATCCCTGTATCGGAATACATCAGCTTGAACCATAATGCGTGATAAAATTTTGTGATGCCATTTGATATTGTAAGTTTCATGACTCATTTAAAACTAATATGATGAACAGAAAAATTTTTAAAAATGATATTATTGACTTAAGGCTTTTATTTTCGATCGTTTTACTAGGATTTTTTTCCCTCCCTGTTGATCTGGATGCTGCCGTTACT
Encoded proteins:
- a CDS encoding right-handed parallel beta-helix repeat-containing protein, with the translated sequence TYYIDSDRGSDSNDGHSPDRAWRTLNKVNSFTFKTGDSILFRSGTVLKGGLVPKGSGEKGKPIIISNYGKGEKPKIEGNGIFPATVYLYNVEYWKVQNLDISNKGAVRIAGLCGLKIHARNYGTVHSLVLKNLIVHDVYGSLVKKEGGGAGISVQNQGNRIITTFDSLLIEDCKISRCERNGITFDGYWQRSEWHPNLNVVIRNNEIDEVPGDGIVPIGCDGALIEYNLMHHSSRLLPDGEAAAGIWPWSCDNTIVQYNEVSGHKAPWDGQGFDSDWNCRNTIIQYNYSHDNEGGFLLVCNDGSVKEPYSVGNAGTIVRYNVSINDGIRNHKTRSGIFSPVIHFAGPVKNTLIYNNVIFVPEKQNDSIDHTLINSSNWNGFADSSYFLNNIFYTRGPLAFQLGESTSNHFDSNLYFGKFTNLPHDGHAVFSDPAFISLPDKKLIGFEGLKCFMLQPGSPCINKGEKVIPAALKDFFGNVVEVGQNPCIGIHQLEP